A single Cannabis sativa cultivar Pink pepper isolate KNU-18-1 chromosome 7, ASM2916894v1, whole genome shotgun sequence DNA region contains:
- the LOC115698290 gene encoding organelle RRM domain-containing protein 6, chloroplastic has protein sequence MLAPTVSFPSHANSVRLFPISITNRPESQSLSLKLRASFFDYPLASRIIVKNLPYSASERVLLENFSNFGQIAELKLGKDKMTRRPKGFAFIQFTSQDAAMLAIESMDHQYFGGRLIYVDIAKPGKDAFGGIPKTSGPPKQQQQQHMPPEQEVADCWY, from the exons ATGTTAGCACCAACTGTCTCTTTCCCTTCCCACGCCAACTCCGTTCGACTCTTTCCTATCTCCATCACAAATCGTCCGGAAAGCCAGTCTTTGTCTTTAAAGCTCAGAGCATCTTTCTTCGATTATCCTCTTGCCAGCAGAATCATAGTCAAAA ATCTGCCATATTCTGCCAGTGAAAGGGTTTTGCTcgagaatttttcaaatttcggACAGATAGCCGAat TAAAACTAGGGAAGGACAAGATGACAAGAAGGCCAAAAGGGTTTGCCTTCATCCAGTTTACAAGTCAAGACGCTGCTATGCTTGCCATAGAAAGCATGGATCATCAG tattTTGGTGGAAGGCTGATTTATGTGGATATAGCAAAACCAGGGAAGGATGCTTTTGGAGGAATTCCAAAAACTTCTGGTCCTCCAAAACAACAGCAGCAGCAACATATGCCACCTGAACAAGAAGTTGCAGACTGCTGGTACTGA